In Polyodon spathula isolate WHYD16114869_AA chromosome 47, ASM1765450v1, whole genome shotgun sequence, a single window of DNA contains:
- the stip1 gene encoding stress-induced-phosphoprotein 1 isoform X1, whose amino-acid sequence MDKVTELKDQGNKALSAGQIDEAVRCYSEALALDPGNHVLYSNRSAAFAKRGEYKRALEDGSRTVELKPDWGKGYSRKAAALEFLGRFEEAKTTYQEGLKHEPSNQQLKEGLQNMEARLAEKKIMNPFSVPDLYEKLGNDPRTRALLSDPSYRELIEQLRAKPADLGTKLQDPRVMTTLSVLLGIDLAGVDEQEDETPPPPPPPKKQEPPKPKEEELPENKRQALQEKERGNEAYKKKDFEAALKHYEAAVNLDPANMTYISNQAAVYFEKADYERCRELCEKAIEVGRENREDYRQIAKAYARIGNSFFKEEKYKEAIQSFNKSLTEHRTPEVLKKSQQAERILKDQEKLAYINPELALEEKNKGNDFFQRGDYPQAMKHYSEAIKRNPGDAKLYSNRAACYTKLLEFQLALRDCEDCIRLDPAFIKGYTRKASALEAMKDFSKALESYQKALELDSNSKEAIEGSRRCMLAQYQRNDDTPEEVKKRAMGDPEVQQIMSDPAMRLILEQMQKDPQALSEHLRNPVIAQKIQKLIDVGLIAIR is encoded by the exons GTGACCGAGCTGAAGGATCAGGGTAACAAGGCTCTGAGCGCGGGGCAGATCGACGAGGCGGTGCGCTGCTACAGCGAGGCTCTCGCCCTCGACCCAGGAAACCACGTGCTCTACAGCAACCGCTCAGCCGCCTTCGCCAAGAGAGGAGAGTACAAGAGAGCGCTGGAGGATGGGAGCAGGACTGTGGAGCTCAAACCAGACTGGGGCAag GGTTACTCTCGGAAGGCAGCGGCCCTCGAGTTCCTCGGCCGGTTTGAAGAGGCCAAGACGACCTATCAGGAGGGGCTGAAGCACGAGCCGTCCAATCAGCAACTGAAGGAGGGGCTTCAGAACATGGAGGCGAGACTCGCAG agaaGAAGATAATGAATCCGTTCTCTGTGCCGGACCTGTATGAGAAGCTGGGGAATGACCCTCGAACCCGCGCCCTGCTCTCTGACCCGAGCTACAGGGAGCTGATCGAGCAGCTGAGGGCCAAACCAGCCGACCTGGGCAC TAAGCTGCAGGATCCCAGGGTGATGACCACACTGAGCGTGCTCCTGGGCATCGACCTGGCCGGCGTTGACGAGCAGGAGGACGAGACTCCgcccccacccccgccccccaAGAAACAGGAGCCGCCCAAACCCAAGGAGGAGGAGTTACCGGAAAACAAGAGACAG GCTCTGCAGGAGAAGGAGCGCGGGAACGAAGCCTACAAGAAGAAGGACTTCGAGGCGGCGCTGAAGCACTACGAGGCGGCCGTGAATCTGGACCCAGCGAACATGACCTACATCTCCAACCAAGCAG cggTGTATTTTGAGAAGGCAGATTATGAGCGCTGCAGGGAGCTCTGTGAGAAAGCCATCGAGGTggggagagagaacagagaggacTACCGACAGATCGCCAA ggCGTACGCACGCATTGGAAACTCGTTCTTCAAGGAGGAGAAGTACAAGGAGGCGATTCAGTCATTCAATAAGAGCCTGACAGAGCACCGGACCCCCGAGGTGCTGAAGAAGAGCCAGCAG GCTGAGAGGATCCTGAAGGATCAGGAGAAGCTGGCCTACATCAACCCCGAGCTGGCTCTGGAGGAGAAGAACAAAGGCAACGACTTCTTCCAGAGAG GTGACTACCCCCAGGCTATGAAGCACTACAGCGAGGCCATCAAACGCAACCCGGGGGACGCCAAGCTGTACAGCAACCGCGCCGCCTGCTACACCAAGCTGCTGGAGTTCCAGCTCGCTCTCCGG gactgtgaagATTGTATCAGATTGGATCCTGCCTTCA ttAAGGGGTACACTCGTAAGGCGAGCGCTCTGGAAGCGATGAAGGATTTCAGTAAAGCCTTGGAGTCCTACCAGAAAGCACTGGAGCTGGACAGCAACTCCAAG GAGGCGATCGAGGGGTCTCGGCGATGCATGCTGGCGCAGTACCAGCGCAATGACGACACCCCCGAGGAGGTGAAGAAGCGGGCGATGGGGGACCCCGAGGTGCAGCAGATCATGAGCGACCCGGCCATGAGACTCATCCTGGAGCAGATGCAGAAGGACCCGCAAGCGCTGAgcga GCACCTGCGCAACCCTGTGATTGCTCAGAAGATTCAGAAGTTGATTGATGTGGGGCTCATCGCTATCCGGTGA
- the stip1 gene encoding stress-induced-phosphoprotein 1 isoform X2 codes for MDKVTELKDQGNKALSAGQIDEAVRCYSEALALDPGNHVLYSNRSAAFAKRGEYKRALEDGSRTVELKPDWGKGYSRKAAALEFLGRFEEAKTTYQEGLKHEPSNQQLKEGLQNMEARLAEKKIMNPFSVPDLYEKLGNDPRTRALLSDPSYRELIEQLRAKPADLGTKLQDPRVMTTLSVLLGIDLAGVDEQEDETPPPPPPPKKQEPPKPKEEELPENKRQALQEKERGNEAYKKKDFEAALKHYEAAVNLDPANMTYISNQAAVYFEKADYERCRELCEKAIEVGRENREDYRQIAKAYARIGNSFFKEEKYKEAIQSFNKSLTEHRTPEVLKKSQQAERILKDQEKLAYINPELALEEKNKGNDFFQRGDYPQAMKHYSEAIKRNPGDAKLYSNRAACYTKLLEFQLALRDCEDCIRLDPAFIKGYTRKASALEAMKDFSKALESYQKALELDSNSKEAIEGSRRCMLAQYQRNDDTPEEVKKRAMGDPEVQQIMSDPAMRLILEQMQKDPQALSEHLRNPVIAQKIQKLIDVGLIAIR; via the exons GTGACCGAGCTGAAGGATCAGGGTAACAAGGCTCTGAGCGCGGGGCAGATCGACGAGGCGGTGCGCTGCTACAGCGAGGCTCTCGCCCTCGACCCAGGAAACCACGTGCTCTACAGCAACCGCTCAGCCGCCTTCGCCAAGAGAGGAGAGTACAAGAGAGCGCTGGAG GATGGGAGCAGGACTGTGGAGCTCAAACCAGACTGGGGCAag GGTTACTCTCGGAAGGCAGCGGCCCTCGAGTTCCTCGGCCGGTTTGAAGAGGCCAAGACGACCTATCAGGAGGGGCTGAAGCACGAGCCGTCCAATCAGCAACTGAAGGAGGGGCTTCAGAACATGGAGGCGAGACTCGCAG agaaGAAGATAATGAATCCGTTCTCTGTGCCGGACCTGTATGAGAAGCTGGGGAATGACCCTCGAACCCGCGCCCTGCTCTCTGACCCGAGCTACAGGGAGCTGATCGAGCAGCTGAGGGCCAAACCAGCCGACCTGGGCAC TAAGCTGCAGGATCCCAGGGTGATGACCACACTGAGCGTGCTCCTGGGCATCGACCTGGCCGGCGTTGACGAGCAGGAGGACGAGACTCCgcccccacccccgccccccaAGAAACAGGAGCCGCCCAAACCCAAGGAGGAGGAGTTACCGGAAAACAAGAGACAG GCTCTGCAGGAGAAGGAGCGCGGGAACGAAGCCTACAAGAAGAAGGACTTCGAGGCGGCGCTGAAGCACTACGAGGCGGCCGTGAATCTGGACCCAGCGAACATGACCTACATCTCCAACCAAGCAG cggTGTATTTTGAGAAGGCAGATTATGAGCGCTGCAGGGAGCTCTGTGAGAAAGCCATCGAGGTggggagagagaacagagaggacTACCGACAGATCGCCAA ggCGTACGCACGCATTGGAAACTCGTTCTTCAAGGAGGAGAAGTACAAGGAGGCGATTCAGTCATTCAATAAGAGCCTGACAGAGCACCGGACCCCCGAGGTGCTGAAGAAGAGCCAGCAG GCTGAGAGGATCCTGAAGGATCAGGAGAAGCTGGCCTACATCAACCCCGAGCTGGCTCTGGAGGAGAAGAACAAAGGCAACGACTTCTTCCAGAGAG GTGACTACCCCCAGGCTATGAAGCACTACAGCGAGGCCATCAAACGCAACCCGGGGGACGCCAAGCTGTACAGCAACCGCGCCGCCTGCTACACCAAGCTGCTGGAGTTCCAGCTCGCTCTCCGG gactgtgaagATTGTATCAGATTGGATCCTGCCTTCA ttAAGGGGTACACTCGTAAGGCGAGCGCTCTGGAAGCGATGAAGGATTTCAGTAAAGCCTTGGAGTCCTACCAGAAAGCACTGGAGCTGGACAGCAACTCCAAG GAGGCGATCGAGGGGTCTCGGCGATGCATGCTGGCGCAGTACCAGCGCAATGACGACACCCCCGAGGAGGTGAAGAAGCGGGCGATGGGGGACCCCGAGGTGCAGCAGATCATGAGCGACCCGGCCATGAGACTCATCCTGGAGCAGATGCAGAAGGACCCGCAAGCGCTGAgcga GCACCTGCGCAACCCTGTGATTGCTCAGAAGATTCAGAAGTTGATTGATGTGGGGCTCATCGCTATCCGGTGA
- the LOC121306311 gene encoding fermitin family homolog 3-like, translated as MAAWDLHVSVDDLGPEAPPLIISVTSDLHIGGVILKLVQKTQMQQDWSDYAVWWEQKRMWLLKTSWTLDKYGVQADARLQFTPQHKPLRLLLPNTCTLRVRACFSAPLLQAVIDICRVLNIRHPEELSLLKAPEEKEKKKKKEKDEGGEEIFDLTAVVLGSAAPSFYNGVPAHFFDSAETEAVYKMLSVSQPTISPELMAKMYRPSSLIDKAQINSRWLDSSRSLMQQGIQENERLILRFKYYSFYNLDPQYDAVRITQMYEQARWAILLEEIDCTEEEMMLFAALQYHIDKLSQSSNPDLKPSQNQALEDLDSALMNLEVKLEGTSSATDTLESITDIPELKDNLKLFRPKRLTLKAYKQYWFIFKDTSISYYKSREEAHGEPIQQMNLRGCEVAPDVNLAGQKFCIKLLIPAPEGMSEVYLRCENESQYSQWMAACRLASKGKTMADSSYQSEVQNILSFLTMQKSNPGPQITSEENINTQSLVSPRYHKKYKAKQLTPRILEAHQNVAQLSLTEARMRFIQIWQSLPDFGVSYFVVRFKGCRKDEVLGIANNRLIRIDLSVGDVVKTWRYNNMRQWNVNWDIRQVAIELEGNVNVAFSCVTADCKIVHEYIGGYIFMSTRSKETSEGLNQELFHKLTGGHEAL; from the exons ATGGCTGCCTGGGATCTTCATGTGTCCGTCGATGACCTCGGCCCAGAGGCTCCGCCCCTCATCATCAGCGTCACGAGCGACCTTCACATAGGAGGGGTTATCCTGAAACTCGTCCAGAAAACAC agaTGCAGCAGGACTGGTCAGACTATGCAGTGTGGTGGGAGCAGAAGCGAATGTGGTTGCTGAAGACTAGCTGGACGCTGGATAAGTACGGGGTCCAGGCCGATGCCAGGCTGCAGTTCACCCCGCAGCACAAGCCCCTGCGTCTCCTCCTGCCCAACACCTGCACGCTGCGGGTTCGAGCCTGCTTCTCAGCACCACTTCTCCAAGCTGTCATTGACATCTGCAGGGTCCTCA atatcCGTCACCCAGAGGAGCTGTCTCTCCTCAAAGCCCCGGAGGaaaaagagaagaagaagaagaaagagaaggatgagggaggagaggagatctTCGACCTGACTGCGGTCGTCCTGGGAA GCGCGGCTCCCAGTTTTTACAATGGAGTGCCTGCTCACTTTTTTGACTCCGCAGAGACGGAGGCGGTCTATAAGATGCTGTCTGTCAGCCAGCCCACCATATCCCCCGAATTAATGGCCAAGATGTACCGGCCCAGCAGCCTCATTGACAAGGCCCAGATCAACAGCAG GTGGCTGGACTCCTCGCGCTCCCTCATGCAACAGGGGATCCAGGAGAACGAGAGACTCATCCTGCGATTCAAATACTACAGCTTCTACAACCTGGACCCCCAA tacGATGCAGTCAGGATAACTCAGATGTACGAGCAGGCTCGATGGGCTATTCTTCTTGAAGAGATCGACTGCACCGAGGAGGAGATGATGCTGTTCGCCGCCCTGCAG TACCACATTGACAAGCTCTCTCAGTCCTCGAACCCAGATCTCAAGCCCTCTCAGAATCAGGCTCTGGAAGATCTGGACTCGGCGCTCATGAACCTCGAGGTGAAGCTGGAGGGAACGAGCAGCGCGACGGACACGCTG GAGAGCATCACTGACATCCCAGAACTAAAAGATAATCTGAAATTATTCAG GCCCAAGCGCTTGACTCTCAAGGCCTACAAGCAGTACTGGTTCATCTTCAAGGACACGTCCATCTCGTACTACAAGAGCAGAGAGGAGGCGCACGGGGAGCCCATCCAGCAGATGAACCTCAGAG GGTGTGAGGTGGCCCCCGATGTGAATCTTGCGGGACAGAAATTCTGCATCAAGCTCCTGATCCCAGCGCCAGAGGGCATGAGTGAGGTCTACCTGCGCTGTGAAAAC GAGAGCCAGTATTCTCAGTGGATGGCTGCCTGTCGCTTGGCCTCGAAGGGCAAGACGATGGCTGACAGCTCGTATCAGAGCGAGGTTCAGAACATCCTCTCCTTCCTCACCATGCAGAAATCGAATCCAGGCCCGCAGATCACCTCTGAGGAGAACATAAACACACAGTCCCTCGTCTCCCCGCGCTACCACAAGAAATACAAGGCAAAGCAG TTAACCCCTCGTATCCTGGAGGCCCATCAGAACGTGGCTCAGCTCTCTCTCACAGAAGCCAGGATGCGCTTCATTCAGATCTGGCAGTCCCTGCCCGACTTCGGGGTGTCCTACTTCGTGGTGAG gTTTAAAGGCTGCCGGAAGGATGAGGTCCTGGGCATTGCTAATAACCGTCTCATTCGAATCGACCTGTCTGTGGGGGACGTGGTCAAGACGTGGCGCTACAACAACATGAGGCAGTGGAACGTCAACTGGGACATTCGACAG GTGGCGATCGAGCTGGAGGGGAACGTGAACGTGGCGTTCAGCTGCGTGACGGCTGACTGCAAGATCGTCCACGAGTACATCGGGGGCTACATCTTCATGTCAACCAGGAGCAAGGAGACCAGTGAGGGGCTGAACCAGGAGCTCTTCCACAAGCTCACTGGAGGACACGAGGCgctgtga